One Desulfatitalea tepidiphila genomic region harbors:
- the hypD gene encoding hydrogenase formation protein HypD: MKDQLSQFGEAFRDPQLARSMVTQLKTSARTPMRIMEVCGTHTMAIFRHGIRALLPPTVTLLSGPGCPVCVTDQNDIDGFIALAQREEVIVATFGDLMRVPGTYTSLQCEKAEGADVRVVYSPMDAVQLAQEHPDRTVVFLGVGFETTTPTIAAAILTAQQLKLSNFCVYSAHKTVPQALAALMKHPQVRIDGFLLPGHVSVIIGMEAYRPFFEAHATPCAAAGFEPLDILQGLLMLARQIEAGRPALENAYPRAVTEAGNPKARAIMNQVFVACDARWRGLGEIAGSGLAIRPEFSQFDAARRFKIAVVDMPPPKGCACGEILTGIKTPPECPMFRKRCTPMDPVGPCMVSSEGTCAAYYRYSS; the protein is encoded by the coding sequence ATGAAGGACCAACTGTCCCAGTTCGGCGAGGCGTTTCGCGATCCGCAACTGGCCCGGAGCATGGTGACCCAGTTGAAAACCAGTGCCCGGACCCCCATGCGCATCATGGAGGTGTGCGGCACCCATACCATGGCCATCTTCCGCCACGGCATCCGCGCCCTGCTGCCGCCGACGGTCACGCTGCTCTCCGGACCGGGGTGCCCGGTTTGCGTCACCGACCAGAACGACATCGACGGCTTCATCGCCCTGGCCCAGCGCGAGGAGGTGATCGTGGCCACCTTCGGCGATCTGATGCGCGTGCCGGGCACCTATACCTCCTTGCAGTGCGAGAAGGCCGAAGGCGCCGATGTGCGCGTGGTCTATTCGCCCATGGATGCCGTGCAACTGGCCCAGGAGCATCCCGACCGGACGGTGGTTTTCCTGGGCGTTGGATTTGAAACCACGACGCCCACCATCGCTGCGGCGATCCTCACCGCCCAACAGTTGAAACTGTCCAATTTTTGCGTCTACTCGGCCCACAAGACCGTTCCCCAGGCCCTGGCGGCGCTCATGAAGCATCCCCAGGTGCGCATCGACGGCTTTTTGCTGCCCGGCCATGTGTCGGTGATCATCGGCATGGAGGCCTACCGGCCCTTTTTCGAGGCTCATGCCACACCCTGCGCGGCGGCCGGGTTCGAACCGCTCGACATCCTGCAGGGGCTGCTGATGCTGGCCCGGCAGATCGAGGCGGGCCGGCCGGCTTTGGAAAACGCCTACCCGCGAGCCGTTACCGAAGCCGGCAACCCCAAGGCCCGGGCGATCATGAATCAGGTGTTCGTCGCCTGCGACGCCCGCTGGCGGGGCCTGGGCGAGATCGCCGGCAGCGGATTGGCCATCCGGCCGGAATTTTCCCAATTCGATGCGGCCCGGCGCTTCAAGATCGCCGTGGTAGACATGCCGCCGCCCAAGGGATGCGCCTGCGGAGAGATCCTGACCGGCATCAAGACGCCCCCCGAGTGCCCCATGTTTCGCAAACGCTGCACCCCCATGGATCCGGTGGGGCCCTGCATGGTGTCGAGCGAGGGGACGTGCGCGGCCTATTATCGGTACAGTAGTTGA
- a CDS encoding electron transfer flavoprotein subunit beta/FixA family protein, with product MEILVLVKQVPATESMIAIAGDGVSIKTDGIKFVMNPYDELAVEEALKIREAQGGTVTILSVGPAKAAEAIRTGLAMGADKGILIDPGDLAIDGLGTAKLLAAAIKPLAYDLIVAGHRAVDDDNFQVATALAELLAIPNISMVIKQELADGKIRCLCTVEGGTKEVEAPLPALIAAQRGLNDPRYASLPGIMKAKKKPLETKTPADLGLAAADLQPLMKVKALKAPAERKGGRIIEGDSVQAKAAQLARLLREEAKVI from the coding sequence GTGGAGATCTTAGTCTTAGTCAAACAGGTCCCGGCAACCGAATCGATGATCGCCATCGCCGGTGACGGGGTATCCATCAAGACCGATGGTATCAAATTCGTGATGAATCCCTACGATGAACTGGCCGTGGAAGAGGCCTTGAAGATTCGCGAAGCCCAAGGCGGCACGGTTACCATTCTTTCCGTGGGCCCGGCCAAGGCAGCCGAAGCGATCCGGACGGGCCTGGCCATGGGCGCGGACAAGGGCATTCTCATCGATCCCGGCGACCTGGCCATCGACGGGCTGGGCACGGCCAAACTGCTGGCCGCCGCCATCAAGCCGCTCGCTTACGACCTCATCGTGGCCGGCCACCGGGCCGTGGACGACGACAACTTCCAGGTGGCCACGGCCCTGGCCGAACTGCTGGCCATTCCCAATATATCCATGGTCATCAAACAGGAACTGGCCGACGGCAAGATCCGCTGCCTGTGTACGGTCGAAGGCGGCACCAAGGAAGTGGAGGCCCCCCTGCCGGCGCTGATCGCCGCCCAGCGGGGTCTCAACGATCCGCGCTACGCCAGTCTGCCCGGCATCATGAAGGCCAAGAAGAAACCCCTGGAAACCAAGACGCCGGCCGATCTCGGCCTGGCCGCCGCCGATCTGCAGCCGCTGATGAAGGTCAAGGCGCTCAAGGCGCCGGCCGAGCGTAAGGGCGGACGCATCATTGAAGGCGATTCGGTTCAGGCCAAAGCCGCCCAACTGGCGCGGCTGCTGCGTGAAGAAGCAAAGGTGATTTAG
- a CDS encoding FAD:protein FMN transferase, protein MLSIFMDVDRNGRVLKGLGVRGPIRSVVLVLLLLLVACSGQKEYRIAGRTMGTTYHIKFVGNRSVDVAAVQASVDACLEEINQSMSTYRPDSEISRFNAFGEVNRPFAVSADFWKVMVTARDIYRLTGGAWDGTVDPLVNLWGFGKAGPLEKMPAADEVARIRGQVGFDLIGVGGTPVLIKKVAAVSVDLASIAKGYGVDRVASVLRSSGFVDYLVEVGGEVFAAGRRLDGKPWRVGINRPRPEAAAEEVYKVVALQNNALATSGDYRNFYEIDGRIYSHIIDPRTGYPLENGVVSATVVADSCTLADGLATAVMILGPEKGIALIDALTGVEALIVVRHADGRFSDHFSQGMERFFAD, encoded by the coding sequence ATGCTGTCGATCTTTATGGATGTGGATCGTAACGGGAGAGTGTTGAAGGGATTGGGCGTGCGTGGCCCCATCCGGTCTGTTGTGCTGGTTTTACTCCTTTTACTCGTCGCTTGCAGTGGGCAGAAGGAATATCGCATCGCCGGCCGGACCATGGGGACCACCTACCACATCAAGTTCGTGGGTAACCGGTCCGTGGACGTGGCGGCGGTGCAGGCCAGCGTGGATGCCTGCCTGGAGGAGATCAACCAGAGCATGTCGACCTACAGGCCGGACAGCGAGATCAGCCGTTTCAACGCATTCGGCGAGGTCAACCGCCCCTTTGCCGTATCGGCCGATTTCTGGAAGGTGATGGTGACGGCCCGGGATATCTATCGGCTGACCGGCGGAGCATGGGACGGTACGGTCGATCCCCTGGTGAACCTGTGGGGATTCGGCAAGGCCGGCCCCCTGGAGAAGATGCCCGCGGCCGACGAGGTGGCGCGAATACGCGGGCAGGTCGGTTTCGATCTCATCGGGGTTGGCGGTACACCCGTTCTGATCAAGAAGGTGGCCGCTGTCTCCGTGGATCTGGCCTCCATCGCCAAGGGATATGGAGTGGACCGGGTTGCCAGTGTATTGCGATCGTCGGGTTTTGTCGATTACCTGGTGGAGGTGGGCGGCGAAGTATTCGCCGCCGGCCGGCGTCTGGACGGCAAGCCCTGGCGGGTGGGGATCAACCGGCCGCGTCCCGAAGCCGCAGCCGAAGAGGTTTACAAGGTGGTGGCCCTGCAGAACAATGCCCTGGCCACCAGCGGCGATTACCGCAATTTTTACGAGATCGACGGCCGGATTTACTCGCACATCATCGATCCGCGCACCGGCTATCCGCTTGAAAACGGGGTGGTGAGCGCCACGGTGGTGGCGGACTCCTGCACCCTGGCCGACGGATTGGCCACGGCCGTGATGATTCTGGGGCCGGAAAAGGGAATCGCCCTGATCGATGCATTGACGGGCGTCGAGGCATTGATCGTGGTGCGCCATGCGGACGGCCGTTTCTCGGATCATTTCAGCCAGGGGATGGAACGCTTTTTCGCCGATTAG
- a CDS encoding HypC/HybG/HupF family hydrogenase formation chaperone, translating to MCLAIPSRITHIEDQIATIDVAGVRRQASLLLLEDARIGDFVIVHAGFAIQKLDADAAQETLMLLRKAAERAERDDEFD from the coding sequence ATGTGCCTCGCGATACCGTCCCGGATTACCCATATCGAGGACCAGATCGCCACGATCGATGTGGCCGGGGTCCGGCGGCAGGCCAGCCTGCTCTTGCTCGAGGATGCCCGGATCGGAGATTTCGTCATCGTCCATGCCGGTTTTGCCATCCAGAAGCTCGATGCCGACGCGGCCCAGGAGACCCTGATGCTGCTGCGGAAGGCAGCCGAGCGGGCCGAAAGGGACGATGAGTTCGATTGA
- a CDS encoding hydrogenase maturation protease has protein sequence MAHIVIIGLGCTLFGDQGFGVHLVNELDHRFVFPDGVRLIDGGTIGVHLVGTLAGADHVIAVDILRRGGAPGAVYRLDEPQIIDRLKSPDHILQEAFIEALIHCRLLDRPPHVVLLGVEPDDDRTFGSHLTPSLADKLDKMIAMVLNELDGLGVEYERRA, from the coding sequence ATGGCGCATATCGTCATCATAGGGCTCGGCTGCACGCTTTTCGGGGATCAGGGATTCGGCGTGCACCTGGTGAACGAGCTGGACCATCGATTTGTCTTTCCCGATGGCGTCCGCCTGATCGACGGCGGCACCATCGGGGTCCACCTGGTGGGCACCCTGGCTGGCGCCGACCATGTGATCGCCGTGGATATCCTCCGCCGGGGTGGGGCGCCGGGCGCGGTTTACCGGCTCGACGAACCGCAGATCATCGATCGGCTGAAGAGTCCGGACCATATTCTCCAAGAGGCATTCATCGAAGCGCTGATCCACTGCCGTCTGCTCGATCGACCGCCCCATGTCGTATTATTGGGCGTAGAACCAGATGATGACCGGACCTTCGGAAGCCACCTGACACCATCGTTGGCGGACAAGTTAGATAAGATGATCGCCATGGTGCTGAATGAACTGGATGGGTTGGGGGTGGAGTATGAAAGAAGAGCATAG
- a CDS encoding nickel-dependent hydrogenase large subunit has protein sequence MGKRIIVDPITRIEGHLRIEVEIEGGHVVDAWSSGQMFRGIEMILKGRDPRDAHHFVQRSCGVCTYVHAIASVRAVDDAFNVKIPKNARLIRNMLHGAQYLHDHLVHFYHLHALDWVDVVSALQADPQKTAALADSVSGADVGGAVYFKSVQQRLKTFVESGQLGPFANAYWGHSAYKLPPEANLMACAHYIEALRLQARTARLHAIFGGKNPHPQSLVVGGVTCQASLTADHIAEFLYVTKETQAFVKNVYLPDLLAVASFYKDWGGIGGTRNFLAYGDFPLTEKEPESLYLPRGVIMKRDLGKVDMVDQAKITEDVTRSWYEPGSPKHPYEGETKPLAEDPKYEPSKGKYSWLKAPRYDGASCEVGPLARVLVAYGKGHKDIKPLVDKALTQLSIPATALFSTLGRTAARCIETVAIGDALQEWTMELVENIKSGDTKTYEPYEIPESGRGVGLNDVPRGALGHWVDVKDKKIHNYQYVVPSTWNLSPRDGKNQRSPVEEALIGTPIADPKKPLEILRTVHSFDPCIACAVHVIDPHSNEVYKVNVI, from the coding sequence ATGGGCAAGCGTATCATTGTCGACCCGATTACCCGAATTGAGGGCCATCTGAGGATCGAAGTCGAGATCGAGGGTGGCCATGTGGTGGATGCCTGGAGTTCGGGGCAGATGTTCCGGGGCATCGAGATGATTCTCAAAGGCCGCGACCCCCGTGACGCGCACCATTTTGTGCAGCGCTCCTGCGGCGTCTGTACCTATGTTCACGCCATTGCCTCAGTGCGGGCGGTGGATGACGCCTTCAATGTGAAGATTCCCAAAAATGCACGTTTGATCCGCAACATGTTGCACGGCGCTCAGTACCTGCACGACCATCTGGTTCATTTCTATCACCTGCATGCCCTGGACTGGGTCGATGTGGTCAGCGCACTGCAGGCCGATCCCCAGAAGACGGCGGCCCTGGCCGACAGTGTCTCCGGGGCCGATGTGGGCGGCGCGGTCTACTTCAAGTCGGTCCAGCAACGGCTCAAGACCTTCGTCGAGAGCGGCCAGCTGGGCCCCTTTGCCAATGCTTACTGGGGCCATTCGGCCTACAAGCTGCCGCCTGAGGCGAACCTGATGGCCTGCGCCCACTACATCGAGGCCCTGCGCCTCCAGGCCCGTACGGCCCGTCTGCACGCCATTTTCGGAGGCAAGAACCCCCATCCTCAGTCCCTGGTCGTGGGCGGCGTGACGTGCCAAGCCAGCCTCACTGCGGACCATATCGCCGAGTTCCTTTACGTGACCAAAGAGACCCAGGCCTTCGTCAAGAACGTTTACCTGCCCGACCTGCTGGCCGTGGCCTCGTTCTACAAAGATTGGGGCGGCATTGGCGGCACCCGTAACTTCCTGGCCTATGGCGATTTTCCCCTGACCGAAAAGGAGCCGGAAAGTCTCTATTTGCCGCGGGGCGTGATCATGAAGCGCGATTTGGGCAAGGTCGACATGGTGGATCAGGCCAAAATCACCGAGGACGTGACCCGTTCCTGGTACGAGCCCGGATCCCCCAAGCATCCATACGAGGGAGAGACCAAGCCGCTGGCCGAAGATCCAAAGTACGAACCATCCAAAGGCAAATACTCCTGGCTCAAGGCGCCGCGTTATGACGGGGCGTCCTGCGAGGTGGGGCCGCTGGCCCGCGTACTCGTGGCCTACGGAAAGGGGCACAAGGACATCAAGCCCCTGGTCGACAAGGCGTTGACCCAACTTTCGATTCCGGCCACCGCCCTCTTTTCCACCCTGGGTCGCACCGCGGCTCGCTGCATCGAGACCGTAGCCATCGGCGACGCTCTGCAGGAGTGGACCATGGAGCTGGTAGAAAACATCAAGAGCGGCGACACCAAGACCTATGAGCCTTATGAAATTCCCGAGAGCGGACGGGGCGTGGGGCTCAACGACGTACCCCGCGGCGCCCTCGGGCACTGGGTGGATGTAAAGGACAAGAAGATCCACAACTACCAATATGTAGTGCCCTCCACCTGGAACCTGAGCCCCCGGGACGGCAAGAACCAGCGCAGCCCGGTGGAAGAGGCCCTGATCGGCACCCCCATCGCCGATCCCAAGAAACCCTTGGAGATCCTGCGGACCGTGCACTCTTTCGATCCGTGCATCGCTTGTGCGGTACATGTCATCGATCCGCACTCCAACGAGGTGTATAAGGTCAACGTGATCTAA
- the hypF gene encoding carbamoyltransferase HypF has protein sequence MHTGTIARQIDINGIVQGVGFRPCVYRLARRRGLRGEVANTARGVTVLIEGPDADVDGFVADLQREKPPLAHIVEISQSDRPVAGHTDFKIVSSKGEASRATLVSPDVAVCDDCLRELFDPADRRFGYPFINCTNCGPRYTIIDDIPYDRARTAMRGFTMCPHCQAEYDDPNDRRYHAQPNACPVCGPRVALFDARRNPLPDADPIARAAELIRQGFIVAIKGLGGFHLAVDACNDDAAARLRERKHREEKPLAVMAPDLDTVAALAHVTPDDAALLSSIQRPIVLLPKRLPERLAFSVAPRNHYYGVMLPYTPLHHLLMAHGFTAVVMTSGNLSEEPIAIDNDEAFERLGTIVDYFLVHDRPIRLRSDDSIVRRSGGRTRPLRRSRGFVPVPVFLKKGMPMVLACGAELKNTVCLTKGNQAFVSQHVGDLENLATEDFFRLTIDHLQRILDVSPRVLACDLHPDYLSTRWALSQKALPVVQVQHHHAHVAACMAEHHLEGSVIGLAFDGTGYGTDANLWGGEALLADAGDYRRAVHLAYVPMPGAAAAIKAPWRLGLAYLHHAYGEAMWDLGLPFLQGVAADSARTVVQMAVQRINAPLTSSLGRLFDAVAAIIGLRHDVAYEGQAALELEMIADGREQGAYPFEWSDGPVKVVAVSPIIQGVVDDILAGVPAFVISRRFHDTLIALWAALCDALRGETGLERVVLSGGCFQNVLLLEGLSAQLKASGFSVYSHEQVPTNDGGISLGQAVVAGMRLAEISG, from the coding sequence ATGCACACCGGTACCATTGCACGCCAGATCGACATTAACGGCATCGTCCAGGGCGTGGGTTTTCGGCCGTGCGTCTATCGTCTGGCACGGCGAAGGGGATTGCGCGGCGAGGTGGCCAACACGGCCCGGGGCGTGACGGTCCTGATCGAGGGGCCGGACGCCGACGTCGATGGTTTCGTGGCCGACCTGCAGCGCGAAAAACCGCCCCTGGCGCATATCGTGGAGATATCCCAATCGGATCGGCCGGTGGCCGGTCATACCGACTTCAAGATCGTGTCCAGCAAGGGAGAAGCCTCCCGCGCCACCCTGGTCTCCCCCGATGTGGCGGTGTGCGACGACTGCCTGCGGGAGCTGTTCGACCCGGCCGACCGGCGTTTCGGCTATCCGTTCATCAACTGCACCAATTGCGGTCCGCGCTACACAATCATCGATGACATCCCCTATGACCGGGCCAGGACCGCCATGCGCGGATTTACCATGTGCCCCCACTGCCAGGCCGAATACGACGACCCCAACGACCGCCGCTACCACGCCCAGCCCAATGCGTGCCCGGTGTGCGGGCCGCGGGTCGCCCTCTTCGATGCCCGTCGCAATCCCCTGCCAGACGCAGATCCCATCGCCCGAGCGGCCGAGCTGATCCGGCAGGGCTTCATCGTGGCCATCAAGGGGCTGGGGGGATTCCATCTGGCGGTGGATGCCTGCAACGACGATGCTGCAGCCCGGCTGCGTGAGCGCAAGCACCGGGAAGAGAAACCGTTGGCCGTGATGGCGCCCGATCTGGACACGGTTGCCGCGTTGGCCCACGTGACCCCGGACGACGCAGCCCTGCTGAGCAGCATCCAGCGCCCCATCGTGCTGCTGCCCAAGCGGTTGCCCGAACGGCTGGCCTTCTCCGTGGCCCCCCGCAATCACTACTATGGAGTGATGCTGCCCTACACCCCCCTGCACCATCTGCTCATGGCGCATGGATTCACTGCCGTGGTGATGACCAGCGGCAACCTGAGCGAAGAGCCCATCGCCATCGACAACGACGAAGCCTTCGAACGGCTGGGAACCATCGTCGATTATTTCCTGGTACATGACCGGCCGATCCGGCTGCGCAGCGACGACAGCATCGTGCGCCGTTCGGGCGGCCGCACCCGGCCCTTGCGGCGCTCCAGGGGATTTGTGCCGGTGCCGGTATTTTTGAAAAAAGGGATGCCCATGGTCCTGGCATGCGGCGCGGAGCTGAAAAACACCGTCTGTCTGACCAAGGGCAACCAGGCCTTCGTCAGCCAGCACGTCGGCGACCTGGAAAACCTGGCCACCGAAGATTTCTTCCGCCTGACCATCGACCATCTCCAGCGCATACTGGACGTCTCCCCCCGCGTATTGGCCTGCGATCTGCATCCCGATTACCTGAGCACACGCTGGGCCTTGTCCCAGAAGGCGTTGCCCGTGGTCCAGGTGCAACACCATCATGCCCACGTCGCCGCCTGCATGGCCGAGCACCACCTCGAAGGATCGGTCATTGGTCTCGCTTTCGACGGCACCGGATATGGGACGGACGCCAATCTCTGGGGCGGCGAGGCGCTCCTGGCCGACGCCGGTGATTACCGGCGCGCGGTCCATTTGGCCTATGTGCCCATGCCGGGGGCCGCGGCGGCCATCAAGGCACCCTGGCGGCTGGGTTTGGCCTACCTGCACCACGCCTATGGGGAAGCGATGTGGGACCTGGGGCTGCCTTTCCTGCAGGGGGTGGCCGCCGATTCGGCGCGCACCGTGGTCCAGATGGCCGTCCAGCGTATCAATGCCCCCCTCACCTCCAGCCTGGGACGGCTCTTCGATGCCGTGGCCGCCATCATCGGTTTACGGCATGACGTGGCCTACGAGGGGCAGGCGGCCCTGGAGCTGGAGATGATCGCCGACGGTCGTGAACAGGGGGCCTATCCCTTCGAATGGTCGGACGGACCGGTCAAGGTGGTGGCCGTAAGTCCCATTATTCAGGGGGTAGTGGATGATATCCTCGCCGGGGTGCCGGCGTTTGTCATCAGTCGAAGATTTCACGACACCCTGATTGCCCTGTGGGCCGCTCTTTGCGATGCCTTGCGCGGCGAGACCGGCCTGGAGCGGGTGGTGCTCAGCGGGGGGTGTTTCCAGAACGTGCTGCTGCTCGAAGGGCTCTCGGCACAACTGAAAGCGAGCGGGTTTTCAGTATACAGCCACGAACAGGTGCCGACCAACGACGGCGGGATTTCGCTGGGGCAGGCGGTGGTGGCCGGCATGCGGCTGGCGGAGATTTCAGGATAG
- the hypE gene encoding hydrogenase expression/formation protein HypE: MKSDKILLDHGSGGKLAHQLTTEVLMPMFNNPFLAQLHDGAVFEVDNGRLAFSTDTFVVDPIFFPGGNIGDLAVNGTVNDLAMCGAVPRYLSMGLILEEGLTFADLKRVLESVRTALDRAGVLLVTGDTKVVPRGAADRLFINTSGIGVVPEGVTIGATGAQIGDAVILSGNMADHGIAVLTQREGLRFESGVTSDTAPLNGLVQAILAVCPQVHVLRDPTRGGVGTALNEIALQSGVGVVLEEAKLPVSPAVAGICDLLGFDPIYLANEGKLLCFVPAGQAEAVLAAMREHEFGRQACIIGRTVSDHAGRVVMQTAIGGQRIVDMLAGEQLPRIC, from the coding sequence ATGAAAAGCGACAAGATTCTTCTCGATCACGGAAGCGGCGGCAAGTTGGCCCACCAGTTGACCACCGAGGTCCTGATGCCGATGTTCAACAACCCTTTCCTGGCCCAACTGCACGATGGGGCGGTTTTTGAAGTCGACAACGGCCGGCTGGCCTTTTCCACCGACACCTTCGTGGTCGATCCGATCTTTTTCCCCGGCGGCAACATCGGCGACCTGGCGGTCAACGGAACGGTCAACGACCTGGCCATGTGCGGGGCGGTGCCGCGCTATCTGAGCATGGGCCTGATCCTGGAAGAGGGATTGACCTTCGCCGACCTGAAGCGGGTGCTGGAAAGCGTCCGCACGGCGCTCGATCGGGCCGGTGTGCTCCTGGTGACCGGCGACACCAAGGTGGTGCCCCGGGGTGCGGCGGACCGGTTGTTCATCAACACCTCGGGCATCGGCGTGGTGCCCGAAGGCGTCACCATCGGCGCCACCGGGGCGCAGATCGGCGACGCCGTCATCCTGAGCGGCAACATGGCCGATCACGGTATCGCCGTGTTGACCCAGCGTGAGGGATTGCGCTTCGAATCGGGTGTGACCAGCGATACGGCGCCGCTCAATGGCCTGGTCCAGGCGATTCTCGCGGTGTGCCCTCAGGTGCACGTGTTACGCGATCCCACTCGGGGCGGCGTGGGCACGGCGCTCAACGAGATCGCGCTGCAGTCCGGGGTGGGGGTCGTGCTCGAAGAAGCGAAGCTGCCCGTGTCGCCGGCCGTGGCCGGTATCTGCGACCTGCTGGGTTTCGATCCGATCTATCTGGCCAACGAGGGCAAGCTGCTCTGTTTCGTGCCGGCCGGGCAGGCCGAAGCGGTACTGGCCGCCATGCGCGAGCATGAATTCGGGCGGCAGGCGTGCATCATCGGCCGCACGGTGTCCGATCATGCCGGCCGCGTGGTGATGCAGACGGCCATCGGCGGCCAGCGCATCGTGGATATGCTGGCCGGCGAGCAGTTGCCGAGGATATGTTGA
- a CDS encoding HyaD/HybD family hydrogenase maturation endopeptidase translates to MNDTDRPRITVLGLGNILLRDEGLGVRAVERLAEQYDFDDNVQVLDGGVLGMRLMGIVAACDVLIVVDAVQNQGAAGTLYRLAGDQVPRRVLAKHSLHQLDFPEVLALCGMIDHHPETIVIGMEPEDIATMDTTLTPVVAANMDRLTQMVLAELDRVGGGYVTKPNLWQNGV, encoded by the coding sequence ATGAACGACACGGATAGGCCGCGGATCACGGTCCTGGGGCTGGGCAACATTCTGCTGCGCGACGAGGGATTGGGAGTACGGGCGGTGGAGCGGCTCGCCGAACAATATGATTTCGATGACAATGTCCAGGTGCTCGACGGTGGGGTTCTGGGCATGCGCCTCATGGGCATCGTGGCGGCTTGCGATGTGTTGATCGTCGTGGATGCGGTTCAAAACCAGGGAGCGGCGGGAACGCTTTACCGCCTGGCAGGCGACCAGGTTCCCCGTCGCGTGTTGGCCAAGCACTCCCTGCATCAATTGGATTTTCCAGAAGTCCTGGCCTTGTGCGGTATGATCGATCATCACCCCGAAACCATCGTGATCGGGATGGAGCCAGAGGATATCGCCACCATGGACACTACTCTGACGCCGGTCGTGGCGGCCAACATGGATAGGTTGACGCAGATGGTGCTGGCCGAACTGGACCGGGTGGGGGGCGGTTATGTCACCAAACCGAACCTCTGGCAAAATGGCGTCTGA
- a CDS encoding electron transfer flavoprotein subunit alpha/FixB family protein, giving the protein MTQHVLVIAEQVEGVFRKVTFEVLSAGRRLAGQLGGSVQAVVLGSGIEGLAAELGKYGAEKVFVADDPALADFTTEAYTNALAGLVGQIQPAVILLGATTQGKDLGARLSARLNAALATDAVGLGVDGGQVVATRPMYGGKVLADVVLTGAPAIVSVRPNTQAVESAAGAGAVEKAAVTLGDLRSKVVGKQFESGKVDLTEADAVVTGGRGMGGADYSAVEALAGVLGAAVGASRSAVDEGWRPASDQVGQTGKTVSPNLYVACGVSGAIQHLAGMSSSKVIVAINKDPEAPIIAKADYAIVGDLFEVLPALTEEIKKIKG; this is encoded by the coding sequence ATGACGCAACATGTCTTAGTGATTGCAGAGCAGGTGGAGGGGGTCTTTCGCAAGGTGACGTTCGAAGTGCTGTCCGCCGGTCGACGGTTGGCCGGCCAGCTGGGCGGCAGCGTCCAGGCGGTGGTGCTGGGCAGCGGCATCGAAGGTTTGGCGGCCGAATTGGGAAAATATGGCGCCGAAAAGGTTTTCGTGGCCGATGACCCGGCCCTGGCCGATTTTACGACCGAGGCATATACCAACGCCCTGGCCGGCCTGGTCGGACAGATCCAGCCGGCCGTGATTCTGCTGGGTGCCACGACCCAGGGCAAGGACCTGGGCGCACGGTTGTCCGCCCGGCTCAATGCCGCGCTAGCCACCGATGCGGTCGGCCTGGGCGTGGATGGCGGCCAGGTGGTGGCCACCCGGCCCATGTACGGCGGGAAGGTGCTGGCCGATGTGGTGCTCACCGGAGCACCGGCCATCGTTTCGGTGCGCCCCAATACCCAGGCCGTCGAGTCGGCCGCCGGCGCCGGCGCGGTGGAAAAGGCGGCGGTGACATTGGGCGACCTGCGCTCCAAGGTGGTGGGCAAGCAGTTCGAGTCCGGAAAGGTGGATCTGACCGAGGCCGATGCGGTGGTCACCGGCGGACGCGGCATGGGCGGAGCCGATTATTCGGCCGTCGAAGCCCTGGCCGGGGTGCTGGGCGCCGCCGTGGGCGCATCGCGTTCGGCGGTGGACGAGGGGTGGCGTCCCGCTTCCGACCAGGTCGGCCAGACCGGCAAGACCGTTTCTCCCAATCTTTACGTCGCCTGCGGCGTATCCGGCGCCATCCAGCACCTGGCCGGCATGTCGTCGTCCAAGGTGATCGTGGCCATCAACAAGGATCCCGAGGCGCCGATCATCGCCAAGGCCGATTATGCCATCGTGGGAGACCTGTTCGAGGTGTTGCCGGCCCTGACCGAGGAGATCAAAAAGATCAAGGGATGA